Proteins encoded together in one Staphylococcus aureus window:
- the atpA gene encoding F0F1 ATP synthase subunit alpha: MAIKAEEISALLRSQIENYESEMSVTDVGTVLQIGDGIALIHGLNDVMAGELVEFHNGVLGLAQNLEESNVGVVILGPYTGITEGDEVKRTGRIMEVPVGEELIGRVVNPLGQPIDGQGPINTTKTRPVEKKATGVMDRKSVDEPLQTGIKAIDALVPIGRGQRELIIGDRQTGKTTIAIDTILNQKDQGTICIYVAIGQKDSTVRANVEKLRQAGALDYTIVVAASASEPSPLLYIAPYSGVTMGEEFMFNGKHVLIVYDDLTKQAAAYRELSLLLRRPPGREAYPGDVFYLHSRLLERAAKLNDDLGGGSITALPIIETQAGDISAYVPTNVISITDGQIFLQSDLFFSGVRPAINAGQSVSRVGGSAQIKAMKKVAGTLRLDLASYRELESFAQFGSDLDEFTASKLERGKRTVEVLKQDQNKPLPVEHQVLIIYALTKGYLDDIPVVDITRFEDELNHWAESNATELLNEIRETGGLPDAEKFDTAINEFKKSFSKSE, translated from the coding sequence ATGGCCATAAAAGCTGAAGAAATCAGTGCATTACTTCGCTCACAAATTGAAAATTATGAGTCAGAAATGTCCGTAACTGATGTAGGTACTGTATTACAAATTGGTGATGGTATTGCATTAATTCACGGATTAAATGACGTTATGGCTGGTGAGCTAGTAGAATTCCATAACGGCGTACTTGGTTTAGCCCAAAACCTTGAAGAGTCAAACGTGGGTGTGGTTATTTTAGGACCATACACAGGTATTACTGAAGGTGACGAAGTTAAACGTACTGGTCGTATCATGGAAGTACCAGTAGGTGAAGAACTAATCGGAAGAGTTGTTAATCCATTAGGACAACCTATTGATGGACAAGGACCGATTAACACAACTAAAACACGTCCAGTAGAGAAAAAAGCTACTGGTGTAATGGATCGTAAATCAGTAGATGAGCCATTACAAACAGGTATCAAAGCAATTGATGCTTTAGTACCAATTGGTAGAGGTCAACGTGAGTTAATCATCGGTGACCGTCAAACAGGTAAAACAACAATTGCAATTGACACAATTTTGAACCAAAAAGATCAAGGTACGATTTGTATCTATGTTGCTATTGGTCAAAAAGATTCAACAGTAAGAGCAAATGTTGAAAAGTTAAGACAAGCAGGCGCTTTAGACTACACTATTGTTGTAGCAGCATCAGCTTCTGAACCTTCTCCATTATTATATATTGCACCATATTCAGGTGTAACAATGGGTGAAGAATTCATGTTTAACGGTAAACATGTTTTAATCGTTTATGATGATTTAACTAAACAAGCAGCAGCTTATCGTGAGTTATCATTATTATTACGTAGACCTCCAGGTCGTGAAGCATACCCAGGTGACGTATTCTACTTACATAGTAGATTATTAGAAAGAGCAGCAAAATTAAACGATGACTTAGGTGGCGGTTCAATTACTGCATTACCAATTATCGAAACACAAGCTGGTGATATTTCAGCTTATGTACCAACAAACGTTATTTCAATTACAGATGGACAAATCTTCTTACAATCTGATTTATTCTTCTCAGGTGTAAGACCAGCGATTAATGCCGGACAATCTGTATCTCGTGTTGGTGGATCTGCACAAATTAAAGCAATGAAGAAAGTTGCTGGTACGTTACGTCTTGACTTAGCGTCATACAGAGAACTTGAATCATTTGCACAATTCGGTTCAGACCTTGATGAATTTACTGCAAGTAAATTAGAACGTGGTAAACGTACTGTTGAAGTCTTAAAACAAGATCAAAACAAACCATTACCAGTCGAACACCAAGTGTTGATTATTTATGCATTAACAAAAGGATATTTAGATGATATTCCAGTTGTAGATATCACACGTTTTGAAGACGAGTTAAACCACTGGGCAGAATCAAATGCTACTGAACTGTTAAATGAAATCAGAGAAACTGGTGGCTTACCAGATGCTGAGAAGTTTGACACAGCAATTAACGAATTCAAAAAAAGCTTTAGCAAATCTGAATAA
- the atpD gene encoding F0F1 ATP synthase subunit beta: MGIGRVTQVMGPVIDVRFEHNEVPKINNALVIDVPKEEGTIQLTLEVALQLGDDVVRTIAMDSTDGVQRGMDVKDTGKEISVPVGDETLGRVFNVLGETIDLKEEISDSVRRDPIHRQAPAFDELSTEVQILETGIKVVDLLAPYIKGGKIGLFGGAGVGKTVLIQELINNIAQEHGGISVFAGVGERTREGNDLYFEMSDSGVIKKTAMVFGQMNEPPGARMRVALSGLTMAEYFRDEQGQDVLLFIDNIFRFTQAGSEVSALLGRMPSAVGYQPTLATEMGQLQERITSTTKGSVTSIQAVFVPADDYTDPAPATAFAHLDATTNLERKLTEMGIYPAVDPLASTSRALEPSIVGQEHYEVARDVQSTLQKYRELQDIIAILGMDELSDEDKQTVERARRIQFFLSQNFHVAEQFTGQKGSYVPVKTTVANFKDILDGKYDHIPEDAFRLVGSMDDVIAKAKDMGVEV, from the coding sequence ATGGGAATTGGCCGTGTAACTCAAGTTATGGGTCCTGTAATTGATGTTCGATTTGAACATAACGAAGTTCCTAAAATTAATAACGCCTTGGTTATTGATGTGCCTAAAGAAGAAGGTACAATACAACTAACATTAGAAGTTGCGCTGCAATTAGGTGACGACGTTGTTCGTACAATTGCGATGGATTCAACTGATGGTGTCCAAAGAGGCATGGATGTAAAAGATACAGGCAAAGAAATTAGTGTACCTGTTGGTGACGAAACATTAGGTCGTGTATTTAATGTACTAGGTGAAACAATTGACCTTAAAGAAGAAATTAGTGATTCTGTTCGCCGCGATCCTATCCATCGTCAAGCACCAGCATTCGATGAACTTTCAACAGAAGTTCAAATTTTAGAAACAGGTATTAAAGTAGTAGATTTACTAGCACCTTATATTAAAGGTGGTAAAATCGGATTGTTCGGTGGTGCCGGTGTAGGTAAAACAGTATTAATCCAAGAATTAATTAACAACATCGCTCAAGAGCACGGTGGTATTTCTGTATTCGCCGGTGTAGGTGAACGTACTCGTGAAGGTAACGATTTATACTTCGAAATGAGTGACAGTGGTGTAATTAAGAAAACAGCCATGGTATTCGGGCAAATGAATGAGCCACCTGGTGCACGTATGCGTGTTGCATTATCTGGTTTAACAATGGCTGAATATTTCCGTGACGAACAAGGTCAAGACGTATTATTATTCATCGATAACATTTTCAGATTTACACAAGCTGGTTCTGAGGTATCTGCATTATTAGGTCGTATGCCTTCTGCAGTAGGTTACCAACCAACACTTGCTACTGAAATGGGACAATTACAAGAACGTATTACGTCTACAACAAAAGGATCAGTTACTTCTATTCAAGCGGTATTCGTACCTGCCGATGACTATACTGACCCAGCGCCTGCGACAGCGTTTGCCCATTTAGATGCAACTACAAACTTAGAACGTAAATTAACTGAAATGGGTATTTATCCAGCCGTGGATCCATTAGCGTCTACATCAAGAGCATTGGAACCATCAATTGTAGGTCAAGAACATTATGAAGTAGCTCGTGATGTACAATCAACACTTCAAAAATACCGTGAATTACAAGATATCATTGCTATCTTAGGTATGGACGAATTATCTGATGAAGATAAACAAACAGTTGAACGCGCACGTAGAATTCAATTCTTCTTATCTCAAAACTTCCACGTAGCGGAACAATTTACTGGTCAAAAAGGTTCTTATGTACCTGTTAAGACAACAGTTGCAAACTTTAAAGATATCTTAGATGGTAAATATGACCATATTCCAGAAGATGCATTCCGTTTAGTTGGTAGCATGGATGATGTTATTGCAAAAGCTAAAGATATGGGTGTTGAAGTATAA
- the atpE gene encoding F0F1 ATP synthase subunit C yields the protein MNLIAAAIAIGLSALGAGIGNGLIVSRTVEGVARQPEARGQLMGIMFIGVGLVEALPIIGVVIAFMTFAG from the coding sequence ATGAATTTAATCGCAGCAGCAATCGCAATTGGTTTATCAGCATTAGGAGCAGGTATCGGTAACGGTTTAATCGTTTCAAGAACAGTTGAAGGTGTAGCACGTCAACCAGAAGCACGTGGTCAATTAATGGGTATCATGTTCATTGGTGTAGGTTTAGTTGAGGCATTACCTATCATCGGTGTAGTAATTGCATTCATGACATTTGCTGGATAA
- a CDS encoding F0F1 ATP synthase subunit B has product MTETANLFVLGAAGGVEWGTVIVQVLTFIVLLALLKKFAWGPLKDVMDKRERDINRDIDDAEQAKLNAQKLEEENKQKLKETQEEVQKILEDAKVQARQQQEQIIHEANVRANGMIETAQSEINSQKERAIADINNQVSELSVLIASKVLRKEISEQDQKALVDKYLKEAGDK; this is encoded by the coding sequence GTGACTGAAACAGCTAACTTATTCGTTCTTGGTGCAGCTGGAGGCGTTGAGTGGGGTACTGTGATTGTACAGGTCCTAACTTTCATCGTGTTACTTGCGTTACTTAAAAAGTTCGCATGGGGTCCATTGAAAGATGTAATGGATAAACGTGAAAGAGATATTAACAGAGATATCGATGACGCAGAACAAGCTAAGTTAAATGCACAGAAACTTGAAGAAGAAAATAAACAAAAACTTAAAGAAACACAAGAAGAAGTTCAAAAGATTTTAGAAGATGCTAAGGTTCAAGCACGTCAACAGCAAGAACAAATTATTCATGAAGCAAACGTACGTGCAAACGGTATGATTGAAACAGCACAAAGTGAAATCAATAGCCAAAAAGAACGTGCCATTGCAGATATTAATAATCAAGTATCTGAACTATCAGTGTTAATTGCTTCTAAAGTTCTTAGAAAAGAAATTTCTGAACAAGACCAAAAAGCATTGGTTGACAAGTATCTAAAAGAGGCAGGCGATAAATAA
- the atpG gene encoding ATP synthase F1 subunit gamma, translated as MASLKEIDTRIKSTKKMKQITKAMNMVSSSKLRRAEKNTKQFTPYMDKMQDAITAVAGASSNTNHPMLRPRKITRSGYLVITSDKGLAGAYSANVLKKLITDIEAKHQDSSEYSIVVLGQQGVDFLKNRGYDIEYSQVDVPDQPSFKSVQALANHAIDLYSEEEIDELNIYYSHYVSVLENKPTSRQVLPLSQEDSSKGHGHLSSYEFEPDKESILSVILPQYVESLIYGTILDAKASEHATRMTAMKNATDNATELIDDLSLEYNRARQAEITQQITEIVGGSAALE; from the coding sequence GTGGCTTCTCTTAAAGAAATAGATACTCGAATAAAATCAACCAAAAAAATGAAGCAGATTACGAAAGCGATGAACATGGTATCAAGTTCAAAACTTCGTAGAGCTGAAAAAAATACAAAACAATTCACACCATATATGGATAAAATGCAAGATGCAATTACTGCAGTTGCAGGGGCAAGTAGCAATACAAACCATCCAATGCTAAGACCTCGTAAAATTACTAGAAGTGGATATTTAGTTATCACGAGTGATAAAGGTTTAGCAGGTGCATATAGTGCAAACGTGCTTAAAAAATTGATTACTGATATTGAAGCGAAACATCAAGATAGTAGCGAATACAGTATTGTAGTTTTAGGGCAACAAGGTGTTGATTTCCTAAAAAATAGAGGTTATGACATTGAGTATTCTCAAGTAGACGTACCTGATCAACCTTCTTTCAAATCTGTTCAAGCACTAGCTAACCATGCTATAGACTTATACAGTGAAGAAGAAATTGATGAATTAAATATATACTATAGTCATTATGTCAGCGTTCTTGAAAACAAGCCTACATCTAGACAAGTATTACCATTATCTCAAGAGGATTCTAGTAAGGGGCATGGTCATTTGTCTTCTTATGAATTTGAGCCAGATAAAGAATCTATCTTAAGTGTAATCTTGCCTCAATATGTTGAGAGTTTGATTTACGGAACAATATTAGACGCAAAAGCAAGTGAGCATGCAACACGTATGACTGCGATGAAAAATGCCACTGATAATGCAACTGAACTTATTGATGACTTATCATTAGAATATAACAGAGCGAGACAAGCAGAAATTACGCAACAAATTACTGAAATTGTTGGTGGTTCCGCAGCGCTTGAATAA
- a CDS encoding F0F1 ATP synthase subunit delta — translation MVKVANKYAKALFDVSLDTNNLETINEELTVINEAVKDKIEQLRMVDSNPTQTAEQRRELINGVFTDINPYIKNMMYVLADNRHISLIADVFKAFQSLYNGHYNQDFATIESTYELSQEELDKIVKLVTQQTKLSKVIVDTKINPDLIGGFRVKVGTTVLDGSVRNDLVQLQRKFRRVN, via the coding sequence ATGGTAAAAGTAGCTAACAAGTATGCTAAAGCATTATTTGACGTGTCATTAGATACAAATAATTTAGAGACTATTAATGAAGAATTAACAGTTATAAATGAAGCAGTAAAAGATAAAATTGAGCAATTGAGAATGGTTGACAGTAATCCAACTCAAACAGCAGAACAACGTCGTGAGTTGATTAATGGTGTATTTACTGACATTAATCCATACATTAAAAATATGATGTACGTGTTAGCAGATAATAGACATATCTCATTAATAGCTGACGTATTCAAGGCGTTCCAAAGCTTATATAACGGACACTACAATCAAGATTTTGCAACAATTGAGTCAACATATGAATTGAGTCAAGAAGAGTTAGATAAGATTGTCAAACTAGTAACTCAACAAACGAAGTTATCTAAAGTTATTGTAGATACAAAAATTAATCCAGATTTAATTGGTGGATTTAGAGTTAAAGTCGGCACAACTGTATTAGATGGTAGTGTTAGAAATGATCTTGTCCAATTACAAAGAAAATTTAGAAGAGTTAATTAA
- a CDS encoding F0F1 ATP synthase subunit epsilon, with protein sequence MNTLNLDIVTPNGSVYNRDNVELVVMQTTAGEIGVMSGHIPTVAALKTGFVKVKFHDGTEYIAVSDGFVEVRKDKVSIIVQTAETAREIDVERAKLAKARAESHLENDDDNTDIHRAERALERANNRLRVAELK encoded by the coding sequence ATGAATACATTAAACCTAGATATTGTCACTCCTAATGGTTCTGTTTACAATCGTGATAATGTTGAACTCGTTGTTATGCAAACAACAGCTGGTGAGATAGGTGTCATGAGTGGACATATTCCAACTGTAGCTGCTTTAAAAACAGGCTTTGTAAAAGTGAAATTTCACGATGGAACTGAATATATTGCTGTAAGCGATGGCTTTGTTGAAGTTAGAAAAGATAAAGTTTCAATCATTGTTCAGACTGCAGAAACTGCAAGAGAAATTGATGTTGAAAGAGCTAAATTAGCCAAAGCAAGAGCAGAGTCTCACTTGGAAAATGATGACGACAATACTGATATTCATAGAGCCGAAAGAGCTTTAGAGAGAGCAAATAACCGTTTGCGTGTGGCTGAATTAAAATAG